Proteins encoded together in one Cellulomonas gilvus ATCC 13127 window:
- a CDS encoding aldo/keto reductase — MQQRTLGPRTVSAIGLGGMPMSIEGRPDEARSVATIHAALDAGVTLVDTADSYHLHADEVGHNEELIARALRSYGGSTADVLVATKGGHLRPGDGSWTQDGRPEHLKEAAKASARRLGVEAIGLYQFHRPDPRVPYADSVGAIRELLDEGVIELAGISNATVAQIDEANAILGGRLVSVQNQFSPAFRSSQGELEHCAALGIAFLPWSPLGGISRAGEVGSRHTAFQEVADAHGVSPQQVTLAWELALAPVVIPIPGASRPASIQDSVRAAELVLTADEVAALSQDAR; from the coding sequence GTGCAGCAGCGCACCCTCGGCCCCCGCACCGTCTCCGCGATCGGCCTCGGCGGCATGCCGATGTCCATCGAGGGCCGGCCCGACGAGGCCCGTTCCGTCGCGACCATCCACGCCGCGCTCGACGCGGGCGTCACGCTCGTGGACACCGCCGACTCCTACCACCTGCACGCCGACGAGGTCGGCCACAACGAGGAGCTCATCGCCCGCGCGCTGCGCTCCTACGGCGGCAGCACCGCCGATGTGCTCGTCGCGACGAAGGGCGGTCACCTGCGGCCGGGCGACGGCAGCTGGACCCAGGACGGCCGGCCCGAGCACCTCAAGGAGGCCGCGAAGGCCTCGGCACGGCGGCTCGGCGTCGAGGCCATCGGGCTGTACCAGTTCCACCGCCCGGACCCGCGGGTCCCGTACGCGGACTCCGTCGGCGCGATCCGTGAGCTGCTCGACGAGGGAGTGATCGAGCTCGCGGGCATCTCCAACGCGACGGTCGCGCAGATCGACGAGGCCAACGCGATCCTGGGCGGGCGCCTGGTCTCGGTGCAGAACCAGTTCTCGCCGGCCTTCCGGTCCTCGCAGGGCGAGCTCGAGCACTGCGCCGCGCTCGGCATCGCGTTCCTGCCGTGGAGCCCGCTGGGCGGCATCAGCCGCGCGGGCGAGGTGGGATCGCGGCACACCGCGTTCCAGGAGGTCGCGGACGCGCACGGCGTGAGCCCGCAGCAGGTGACGCTCGCGTGGGAGCTCGCGCTCGCGCCCGTCGTCATCCCGATCCCCGGCGCCTCGCGCCCCGCGAGCATCCAGGACTCCGTGCGCGCCGCCGAGCTGGTGCTCACGGCCGACGAGGTCGCGGCGCTCTCGCAGGACGCCCGATGA
- a CDS encoding LysR family transcriptional regulator — MDLRQMEYLVALADEQQFTRAAALCGVSQSGLSAAIRGLEDELGTALFARTTRRVEPTEAGLALLPHARTMLAQAAAGRDAVVRATHALSGRLRVGAEQCLGVVDVPTLLERFRRRYPQVDIAFDQAGSHELVNRVRAGELDVAFVATTEHLASMPRTALGVRPVVLLVPPDHGLASATVEWTQLEDADFIDFHESWGVRSLNDAACAAHGVRRRVRCTVNDIHTLLDLVQRGLGIALVPQHIATKPQAAGLVTVRLPAASTPQWEVSVVTRAGEVSPAPRLLELLDAEQVPAA; from the coding sequence ATGGACCTGCGTCAGATGGAGTACCTCGTCGCGCTCGCCGACGAGCAGCAGTTCACGCGCGCCGCGGCGCTGTGCGGCGTGTCCCAGTCGGGGCTCTCGGCCGCGATCCGCGGGCTCGAGGACGAGCTCGGCACCGCGCTGTTCGCGCGCACGACGCGACGCGTCGAACCCACCGAGGCAGGTCTCGCGCTGCTCCCGCACGCACGCACCATGCTCGCCCAGGCGGCCGCCGGGCGCGACGCGGTGGTCCGTGCGACGCACGCCCTGTCCGGACGCCTGCGGGTCGGGGCGGAGCAGTGCCTCGGTGTCGTGGACGTGCCCACGCTGCTCGAGCGGTTCCGGCGGCGGTACCCCCAGGTGGACATCGCGTTCGACCAGGCGGGCTCGCACGAGCTCGTCAACCGCGTGCGCGCGGGTGAGCTGGACGTCGCGTTCGTCGCGACCACGGAGCACCTGGCCTCGATGCCGCGCACCGCGCTCGGCGTGCGGCCCGTGGTGCTGCTGGTGCCGCCCGACCACGGGCTGGCCTCCGCGACGGTCGAGTGGACGCAGCTCGAGGACGCGGACTTCATCGACTTCCACGAGTCGTGGGGCGTGCGCTCGCTCAACGACGCGGCGTGCGCCGCGCACGGCGTGCGTCGGCGCGTGCGCTGCACCGTCAACGACATCCACACGCTGCTGGACCTGGTGCAGCGGGGTCTGGGAATCGCGCTGGTGCCTCAGCACATCGCGACCAAGCCGCAGGCCGCGGGGCTGGTCACGGTCCGGCTGCCGGCCGCCAGCACGCCGCAGTGGGAGGTCTCCGTGGTCACGCGCGCGGGTGAGGTCTCGCCCGCACCGCGCCTGCTCGAGCTGCTCGACGCCGAGCAGGTCCCCGCGGCGTGA
- a CDS encoding basic amino acid/polyamine antiporter, which translates to MRTMAMLVIGSMVGAGVFALPQQFAASTGAAGAVLAWTIAGTGTLMLALVFQMLALRRPDLDAGVYTYAKAGFGEYLGFFSAFGYWASACVGNVTYWVLIASTLGGWIPALGAGDTPMTVLVASAGLWASFAVVRRGVQQAAAVNRVVTVAKLVPIVVFVLIAVFAFDPQVFADNWTGPAGAGSLLDQVRGTMLATVFVFLGVEGASTYSRHARRRKDVGRATMLGFASVFALFASVTMVSYGILPLKELAALREPSMGGVLEALVGSWGGTLVAVGLIISVLGAYLAWTLMAAEVLLVAARDGDMPAFLGRTDARDAPVPALLLTTVLAQAVLLLTLASQDAFTFAFGLTGSLVLVPYLLAAAYAVRLVVRRETFAPDERRTGPLLVSLLALVHTTWLLWAGGLTYLLVGFVVYAPATVLFVMARREQGRRWFSPRERVLLAASVTGAVVGVVALVAGWVTL; encoded by the coding sequence GGGGGTGTTCGCGCTGCCCCAGCAGTTCGCCGCGTCCACGGGTGCGGCCGGCGCCGTGCTCGCGTGGACCATCGCCGGCACGGGCACGCTCATGCTCGCGCTCGTGTTCCAGATGCTCGCCCTGCGCCGCCCGGACCTGGACGCGGGCGTGTACACCTACGCCAAGGCGGGGTTCGGCGAGTACCTGGGGTTCTTCTCGGCGTTCGGGTACTGGGCGTCCGCGTGCGTGGGCAACGTGACCTACTGGGTGCTCATCGCCTCGACCCTGGGCGGGTGGATCCCGGCGCTCGGTGCGGGAGACACGCCCATGACGGTGCTCGTCGCGAGCGCGGGCCTGTGGGCGTCGTTCGCCGTGGTGCGGCGCGGCGTGCAGCAGGCGGCGGCGGTCAACCGCGTGGTCACCGTGGCCAAGCTGGTGCCGATCGTGGTGTTCGTGCTCATCGCGGTGTTCGCGTTCGACCCGCAGGTGTTCGCGGACAACTGGACCGGTCCCGCGGGCGCGGGCTCGCTGCTGGACCAGGTGCGCGGCACCATGCTCGCCACGGTCTTCGTGTTCCTGGGCGTGGAGGGCGCCTCGACGTACTCACGCCACGCACGCCGGCGCAAGGACGTCGGGCGCGCCACGATGCTGGGCTTCGCGTCGGTGTTCGCGCTGTTCGCGTCGGTGACCATGGTGTCCTACGGGATCCTGCCGCTCAAGGAGCTCGCGGCGCTGCGCGAGCCGTCGATGGGCGGCGTGCTCGAGGCGCTCGTCGGGTCGTGGGGCGGGACGCTCGTGGCGGTCGGCCTGATCATCTCGGTGCTGGGTGCGTACCTGGCCTGGACGCTCATGGCGGCCGAGGTGCTGCTGGTCGCGGCGCGGGACGGGGACATGCCGGCGTTCCTGGGCCGCACCGACGCGCGCGACGCGCCCGTGCCGGCGCTGCTGCTCACCACGGTGCTGGCCCAGGCGGTGCTGCTGCTGACGCTCGCGTCGCAGGACGCGTTCACGTTCGCGTTCGGCCTCACGGGCTCGCTGGTGCTGGTGCCGTACCTGCTGGCGGCCGCGTACGCGGTGCGCCTGGTGGTCCGCCGCGAGACGTTCGCGCCCGACGAGCGGCGCACGGGCCCGCTGCTGGTGAGCCTGCTCGCGCTCGTGCACACCACGTGGTTGCTGTGGGCGGGCGGCCTGACCTACCTGCTGGTGGGCTTCGTGGTCTACGCGCCGGCGACGGTGCTGTTCGTCATGGCGCGCCGCGAGCAGGGCCGCCGGTGGTTCAGCCCGCGTGAGCGCGTGCTGCTCGCGGCCTCGGTCACCGGGGCGGTCGTGGGCGTGGTCGCGCTGGTCGCGGGCTGGGTCACGCTCTGA
- a CDS encoding aldo/keto reductase gives MRTFTLPGTDLTVPNVVLGLMRIQEKSDDEVRALVGAARDAGIAFFDHADVYGADLHGCERRFAEAMAFTPREREQVVLQTKAGIVREGPYFDFSYEHLVASVDGSLRALGTDYVDILLLHRPDALVEPEEVARAFDELAAAGKVRHFGVSNHTPGQIELLKKHVTQPLVVNQLQLSITHAPLVAQGVASNMRDLDQSVARDTGTLDYCRLHDITVQAWSPFQGGFFDGVFLGSEKYPELNAVIDRLAAEYDVPPIAVATAWITRHPAQMQVVLGTTTPERVTGAAQGSDLPLTRAQWYELFRAAGYTVP, from the coding sequence ATGAGGACGTTCACGCTGCCGGGCACCGACCTGACCGTGCCGAACGTGGTCCTGGGTCTCATGCGCATCCAGGAGAAGTCCGACGACGAGGTGCGCGCGCTCGTCGGCGCCGCACGCGACGCGGGCATCGCGTTCTTCGACCACGCCGACGTGTACGGCGCGGACCTGCACGGCTGCGAGCGCCGGTTCGCCGAGGCGATGGCGTTCACGCCCCGCGAGCGCGAGCAGGTGGTGCTGCAGACCAAGGCCGGCATCGTGCGCGAGGGGCCGTACTTCGACTTCTCGTACGAGCACCTGGTGGCGTCGGTCGACGGGTCGCTGCGCGCGCTCGGCACCGACTACGTCGACATCCTGCTGCTGCACCGGCCGGACGCGCTGGTCGAGCCCGAGGAGGTCGCGCGCGCGTTCGACGAGCTCGCGGCCGCGGGCAAGGTCCGGCACTTCGGCGTCTCCAACCACACGCCGGGGCAGATCGAGCTGCTGAAGAAGCACGTGACGCAGCCGCTCGTCGTCAACCAGCTGCAGCTCTCGATCACGCACGCGCCGCTCGTGGCCCAGGGCGTCGCGTCGAACATGCGCGACCTGGACCAGTCGGTCGCCCGGGACACCGGGACGCTCGACTACTGCCGGTTGCACGACATCACGGTGCAGGCGTGGTCACCGTTCCAGGGCGGGTTCTTCGACGGCGTGTTCCTGGGCTCCGAGAAGTACCCGGAGCTCAACGCGGTGATCGACCGGCTCGCGGCCGAGTACGACGTGCCGCCGATCGCGGTGGCCACCGCGTGGATCACGCGGCACCCCGCGCAGATGCAGGTGGTCCTGGGCACCACGACGCCCGAGCGGGTCACGGGCGCCGCGCAGGGCTCCGACCTGCCGCTCACGCGCGCGCAGTGGTACGAGCTGTTCCGGGCGGCCGGCTACACGGTCCCCTGA